In Flavivirga abyssicola, the following are encoded in one genomic region:
- a CDS encoding MFS transporter codes for MAKKDPYAALRIKEFNIFLLVRFVLVFGWSMQFIVIEWQVYSITKDPLSLGIIGLMEIIPAFTMALFAGHIVDQKEKRNLLATCISAFSLISLGLFLLTWDEIVGDWTTKAILYSIYGLVFFGGFLRSFFGPTIFSLVALIVPKKIYPNAATWNSSTWQMAGVLGPAFGGLSIGWIGVHWSLCIIFGLVLLSLIILLQIKKKPVLNPKIGEPVIQSLKEGVRFVFKTKAILGAMTLDMVAVLFGGAIALLPVFAQDILKVGSEGFGVLRAAPAVGAFITMLITAYIPISKNAGMKLLAAIFGFGVCIIVFGLSSIFWVSLLALFFSGMTDGVSMVIRQTILQIKTPDNMRGRVSSVNSMFVGSSNELGAFESGITAKYMGAVTAVVFGGTMTLITVITTGLVSPSFRKLDLTKDIEAHENED; via the coding sequence ATGGCGAAAAAAGACCCGTATGCTGCCTTACGAATTAAAGAATTCAATATTTTTTTATTGGTTCGTTTTGTATTAGTATTTGGCTGGTCTATGCAATTTATTGTTATTGAGTGGCAGGTTTATAGCATAACTAAAGACCCACTTTCTTTGGGAATTATAGGGCTTATGGAAATAATTCCGGCGTTTACCATGGCCTTATTCGCGGGGCATATTGTAGACCAGAAAGAAAAACGAAATTTATTAGCCACTTGTATCTCTGCGTTTTCATTAATCAGTTTAGGGCTATTTTTATTGACCTGGGATGAGATTGTAGGAGATTGGACAACAAAAGCAATACTTTATTCTATTTATGGTTTGGTGTTTTTTGGAGGTTTTTTACGCTCCTTTTTCGGACCGACCATTTTTTCTTTGGTTGCTTTAATCGTTCCTAAAAAAATATACCCTAATGCTGCTACCTGGAACAGTTCTACTTGGCAAATGGCAGGCGTTTTGGGACCTGCATTCGGAGGGCTTTCCATTGGATGGATAGGTGTACATTGGTCGCTTTGTATTATTTTCGGGTTGGTCTTACTGTCTTTAATTATTTTATTACAGATAAAAAAGAAACCCGTTTTAAACCCCAAAATTGGAGAGCCTGTTATACAAAGCCTTAAAGAAGGCGTGCGGTTTGTATTTAAAACAAAAGCGATTTTAGGGGCTATGACTTTAGATATGGTAGCTGTTTTATTTGGAGGAGCTATTGCCTTATTACCCGTTTTTGCTCAGGATATTTTAAAAGTAGGTAGTGAAGGGTTTGGTGTGTTACGTGCAGCTCCTGCAGTAGGTGCTTTTATAACGATGTTAATCACAGCATATATACCAATAAGTAAAAATGCTGGTATGAAATTACTAGCAGCTATTTTTGGTTTTGGCGTTTGTATTATTGTGTTTGGTTTATCGTCTATTTTTTGGGTTTCACTACTGGCGTTGTTCTTTAGCGGTATGACAGATGGTGTTTCTATGGTGATTAGACAAACTATTTTACAAATTAAAACACCTGATAATATGCGTGGACGTGTGTCTTCTGTAAACTCAATGTTTGTTGGGTCTTCTAACGAATTGGGTGCTTTTGAAAGTGGTATAACAGCCAAGTATATGGGAGCTGTTACAGCTGTCGTTTTTGGAGGTACGATGACATTAATAACCGTTATAACAACTGGCTTGGTATCACCATCATTTAGAAAGTTAGACTTAACGAAAGATATTGAGGCACATGAGAATGAAGATTGA